Proteins found in one Coleofasciculus chthonoplastes PCC 7420 genomic segment:
- a CDS encoding dynamin-like GTPase family protein, with the protein MTSTPAQGKNLQAQVDSLLQLLHQEPSLRASQDITSVQASLQKAISPIFEIVFAGAFSAGKSMLINALLERELLYSAEGHATGTECYIAYADTDQERVVLTFLSEAEIREQGVALCQKLGLSAAAKAAAHIHQPGEINTLRQGCQEIIQQEGGESKSERAKQAKALDLLMAGFLANRDRVHSTSHATYSMEQFDFSNLQEAAGYARRGSNSAVLKRIEYYCHHPLLQDGNVLIDMPGIDAPVKQDAQLTYTKIENPETSAVVCVLKPALAGDMTTEETQLLETIRSNPGIRDRVFYIFNRIDETWYNSQLRQRLDDLIRRQFWDTPKVHKTSGLLGFYGSQIKHTTERDRFGLDSILAQAVRGIGSQNETPQFVNEFNRYCGSGKFVGSEFKPSVRGYETPEENYVRILREWGLPLLDKLIQDSGIEEFRTSITRYLTEEKRPQLFANLADDLQPLCINLKKHYLGIQRDLDSQPHEIEAMKAQELERLNQELQQVGREFCIHIAEEVNQAVTNSCDAFEIEFRQLQTQMIQRLDELLNTFSVAQAYSRATRSHPRNATAPLIAVLVEALYDLANQLEDVLVKASQKVASHFFAYLMEQVRRSDYYSQLYRLLGNDGGIDQQLKVVEKQVCQALASEARTECDRYVRESPRFYDEGTFSIYQFRETLQQTSQGYDAESMIEAEPAIRQLLKLDFEPKVSKSIRRNFRQTVNQTLKTMLLPMTDEQADRILQQYPNARAYLEQTLEKEAEDKIQQNQRMQEEVEQKIEVYNQAVAGINRCLQAMKLDRHHQLPMIEESDLSVVPISDDVDNLAENTVVSADSDLQ; encoded by the coding sequence ATGACATCCACGCCAGCTCAAGGTAAAAATCTGCAAGCCCAAGTAGACAGTCTTCTGCAATTACTACATCAAGAGCCATCATTACGCGCATCCCAGGATATCACATCTGTGCAAGCCTCTCTACAAAAAGCCATTTCTCCCATATTTGAGATTGTCTTTGCGGGTGCATTTAGTGCGGGTAAATCGATGCTAATTAATGCACTATTAGAACGGGAACTACTTTATAGTGCCGAGGGACACGCCACAGGTACAGAATGTTATATCGCCTATGCGGATACAGATCAAGAACGAGTGGTGCTGACATTTTTGAGTGAAGCAGAGATTCGGGAACAGGGGGTAGCCCTATGTCAGAAATTGGGATTATCCGCCGCCGCAAAAGCCGCCGCTCATATTCATCAACCGGGTGAAATTAACACTTTACGCCAAGGATGTCAAGAGATTATTCAGCAGGAAGGCGGAGAAAGTAAATCAGAACGCGCCAAACAAGCAAAGGCATTGGACTTGCTAATGGCAGGGTTTTTAGCAAACCGCGATCGCGTCCATTCTACCAGCCATGCGACGTATTCGATGGAACAGTTTGATTTTTCTAATCTCCAAGAAGCAGCAGGTTATGCGCGTCGGGGAAGTAATAGTGCGGTTCTCAAGCGGATTGAATATTATTGCCATCATCCCTTATTACAGGATGGTAATGTTTTAATTGATATGCCAGGAATTGATGCACCAGTTAAACAAGATGCCCAGTTAACCTATACCAAGATAGAAAATCCTGAAACCTCCGCCGTGGTTTGTGTGTTGAAACCCGCCTTAGCTGGGGATATGACAACGGAGGAAACGCAACTCCTGGAAACGATTCGTAGTAATCCAGGAATTCGCGATCGCGTCTTTTATATTTTCAATCGTATTGATGAAACCTGGTATAACAGCCAGTTGCGACAGCGACTCGATGATTTAATTCGTCGCCAATTCTGGGATACACCCAAGGTTCATAAAACCAGCGGATTACTGGGATTTTATGGCAGTCAAATTAAGCATACCACAGAACGCGATCGCTTTGGCTTAGATTCTATTTTAGCCCAGGCGGTCAGAGGGATAGGTAGTCAAAATGAAACGCCACAATTCGTGAATGAATTTAATCGGTATTGTGGTTCGGGTAAATTTGTGGGGAGTGAGTTTAAACCCTCTGTCCGCGGGTATGAAACCCCCGAAGAAAACTATGTGCGAATTCTTAGAGAATGGGGACTACCACTCCTGGATAAACTGATTCAAGATAGTGGAATTGAAGAGTTTCGCACATCCATTACTCGCTATCTTACCGAGGAAAAGCGTCCGCAGTTATTTGCCAATCTAGCTGATGACTTACAACCCCTATGCATTAATCTCAAGAAACATTATCTGGGGATTCAGCGAGATTTAGATAGTCAACCTCACGAAATAGAGGCGATGAAAGCCCAGGAGTTAGAACGGCTGAATCAAGAATTACAACAAGTGGGAAGGGAGTTTTGTATTCACATCGCTGAAGAAGTAAATCAGGCGGTAACCAATAGCTGTGATGCCTTTGAGATAGAATTTCGCCAACTTCAAACTCAAATGATTCAACGCCTTGATGAATTACTCAATACATTCTCCGTCGCCCAAGCCTATAGTCGCGCCACTCGCAGTCATCCTCGCAATGCAACCGCCCCCTTAATTGCGGTTTTAGTCGAGGCGCTTTATGATTTGGCGAATCAGTTAGAAGATGTTTTAGTCAAAGCCTCTCAAAAGGTAGCCTCTCACTTTTTTGCTTATCTGATGGAACAAGTCCGCCGCAGTGATTATTACAGTCAACTCTATCGATTATTGGGCAATGATGGCGGAATTGATCAACAGTTAAAGGTAGTGGAAAAGCAAGTGTGTCAGGCGTTAGCCAGTGAAGCGCGAACCGAGTGTGACAGATATGTGCGAGAGAGTCCCCGTTTTTATGATGAAGGGACATTTTCAATTTATCAATTCCGGGAAACCTTACAGCAAACCTCTCAAGGGTATGATGCTGAAAGTATGATTGAAGCCGAACCCGCGATTCGACAGTTATTGAAATTAGATTTTGAACCCAAAGTCTCAAAATCTATTCGCCGCAATTTCCGCCAAACGGTTAATCAAACTCTAAAAACAATGTTATTACCAATGACCGATGAACAAGCGGATCGTATTTTACAGCAGTATCCCAATGCTCGTGCGTATTTAGAGCAAACCTTGGAAAAAGAAGCGGAGGATAAGATTCAACAGAATCAGCGAATGCAAGAGGAAGTTGAGCAAAAGATTGAGGTTTATAATCAAGCGGTTGCTGGGATTAATCGATGTTTACAGGCGATGAAATTAGACAGGCATCATCAACTACCGATGATTGAGGAGTCAGATTTAAGTGTAGTGCCAATTTCCGATGACGTGGATAACTTAGCTGAAAATACAGTAGTCTCAGCAGATTCCGATCTACAATAA
- a CDS encoding KGK domain-containing protein encodes MDDDFKLLNLNNEDVLSFGDDSLFKFGYFKDKLKNEIQTRATNQNIINTLKNQLKAWSINPFKFQGCQANGITIKLLLPSDAKECEILRLGYQRWQKGKLLVEVDLNYSAVSDEPNNQPQWEIQEINFYFQPDEPEIPQPESPLDDLRQRINQENQPENQ; translated from the coding sequence ATGGACGATGATTTCAAGCTATTGAATCTTAATAATGAAGATGTTTTGTCTTTTGGTGATGATTCATTATTTAAATTTGGTTATTTTAAGGACAAGCTAAAAAATGAAATACAAACTAGAGCAACAAATCAAAACATAATAAATACTCTAAAAAATCAGTTGAAAGCCTGGAGTATAAATCCCTTTAAATTCCAGGGATGTCAGGCAAATGGTATAACTATAAAACTTTTATTGCCCAGTGATGCAAAAGAATGTGAAATTTTAAGATTGGGCTATCAAAGATGGCAAAAAGGAAAACTTCTGGTTGAAGTAGATTTAAACTATAGTGCTGTTTCTGATGAACCTAACAATCAACCACAATGGGAAATTCAGGAAATTAACTTCTATTTTCAGCCTGATGAACCTGAAATTCCTCAGCCAGAATCACCGCTTGATGATCTGCGTCAGAGGATCAACCAAGAAAATCAACCAGAAAACCAATAA